A stretch of Bradyrhizobium sp. AZCC 2262 DNA encodes these proteins:
- a CDS encoding nucleoside 2-deoxyribosyltransferase yields MKIYLAGPDVFLPDAIEIGRRKAAICTRHSVSGLYPLDNAVDLSAADASLAIFEGNEAMMDAADAIIANLTPFRGPSADAGTVYELGYMAGRGKLCFAYSNDPADYAERVARSFAVTKASGGHLIDDDGLTVEDFGLPDNLMMIHTLDLHGARLVTPRQRPQDIWHDLTSFEACVALAADRATGKSD; encoded by the coding sequence ATGAAGATCTATCTGGCAGGTCCCGATGTGTTCCTGCCGGACGCCATCGAGATCGGGCGCCGCAAGGCGGCGATCTGCACGCGCCATAGCGTGAGCGGGCTCTATCCGCTCGACAACGCGGTCGATCTTTCGGCCGCCGATGCCTCGCTCGCGATCTTTGAGGGCAACGAGGCCATGATGGACGCAGCCGACGCGATCATTGCCAACCTTACGCCGTTTCGCGGCCCCAGTGCCGACGCTGGCACCGTCTATGAACTCGGTTATATGGCCGGGCGCGGCAAGCTCTGCTTCGCCTACAGCAACGATCCCGCTGACTATGCCGAGCGGGTTGCGCGATCCTTTGCGGTCACGAAAGCCAGTGGCGGCCATCTGATCGACGATGACGGACTGACGGTCGAGGATTTCGGACTGCCCGACAATCTCATGATGATCCACACGCTCGACCTGCATGGTGCTAGACTGGTGACGCCGCGGCAGCGACCACAAGATATCTGGCACGATCTCACCTCGTTCGAGGCCTGCGTCGCGCTTGCGGCGGATCGCGCCACCGGCAAATCGGACTAA
- a CDS encoding TlyA family RNA methyltransferase, translated as MTDRNDRETSARKRVDVLLVERGLFESRARARAAIESGGVTADGRPVLKVSELIAANAELSAQPAHPYVSRGGVKLAGALELYPIEIEGHVCLDVGASTGGFTEVLLSNGASLVFAIDVGRGQLHPSLRDHPRIVSMEETDIRKFEGKRLPARPDIVVIDVSFISLKAVLPVALSLAAAPMHLLALIKPQFEAERKHSKHGIIRNAMVHQEICDDISAFATSLGCTDIQVFPSPITGGDGNIEFFMGARRG; from the coding sequence TTGACTGACAGGAATGACCGCGAGACTTCTGCCCGCAAGCGCGTGGACGTGCTGCTGGTCGAGCGCGGCCTGTTCGAAAGCCGCGCCCGCGCCCGCGCCGCGATCGAGTCCGGCGGCGTGACCGCCGACGGGCGGCCGGTGTTGAAAGTGTCGGAGCTGATCGCCGCCAATGCCGAATTGTCCGCGCAGCCCGCGCATCCCTACGTCTCGCGCGGCGGCGTCAAGCTCGCCGGCGCCCTGGAGCTGTATCCGATCGAGATCGAGGGCCATGTCTGCCTCGACGTCGGCGCCTCCACCGGCGGCTTCACCGAGGTGCTGCTTTCGAACGGCGCGAGCCTCGTCTTCGCCATCGATGTCGGGCGCGGCCAGTTGCATCCCTCGCTGCGCGACCACCCCAGGATCGTATCGATGGAAGAAACCGATATCCGCAAGTTCGAGGGCAAGCGCCTGCCCGCGCGGCCCGATATCGTCGTCATCGACGTCAGCTTCATTTCCTTGAAGGCGGTGCTGCCGGTGGCGCTGTCGCTGGCCGCCGCGCCGATGCATCTCCTGGCGCTGATCAAGCCGCAATTCGAGGCGGAGCGAAAGCATTCCAAGCACGGCATCATCCGCAATGCGATGGTGCATCAGGAAATCTGCGACGATATCTCGGCATTCGCGACTTCGCTCGGCTGCACCGATATCCAGGTGTTTCCCTCGCCGATCACCGGCGGCGACGGCAATATCGAATTCTTCATGGGCGCGCGCCGTGGCTGA
- a CDS encoding class I SAM-dependent RNA methyltransferase, with translation MADSERFVIDHVGHHGDGVAIAGGGNIYVPYTLGGETIEAGAVPGHHPDRRRLLKVETASVERIAPFCPHFGVCGGCAIQHWDAGPYRAWKRELVVTALAQAGIDCDVAPLVDAHGAGRRRITLHARMGTHDVLKVGYAAAGSHDVIPIDRCPILDPQLNGAIEAAWAICEPLISMGKPLDIQITATSGGLDVDVRGSGPASSAMIARLSRIAEQHRLARLTRHGELVLKRTPPVISIGAAQVALPPGSFLQATVAGEETLAALVTEHCKRAKYIADLFCGVGPFALRLAAKSRIAAFDSDAGAVTALQKAATSTSGLKPVRAEPRDLFRRPLMPQELRDYDTVVFDPPRQGAQAQVTQLAASKVPTVVSVSCNVTTFARDAKILIDGGYKIDRVTPVDQFRHTPHVELVARFRR, from the coding sequence GTGGCTGACAGCGAGCGCTTCGTCATCGACCATGTCGGCCATCACGGTGACGGCGTCGCCATCGCGGGCGGTGGCAACATCTATGTGCCGTACACGCTGGGCGGCGAAACCATCGAGGCCGGTGCGGTTCCCGGCCACCATCCCGACCGCCGGCGATTGCTCAAGGTCGAGACCGCAAGCGTCGAGCGGATCGCGCCGTTCTGTCCGCACTTCGGCGTTTGTGGCGGCTGCGCGATCCAGCATTGGGACGCCGGACCCTATCGCGCGTGGAAGCGCGAACTCGTGGTGACGGCGCTGGCGCAGGCGGGAATCGATTGCGACGTCGCGCCGCTCGTCGATGCCCATGGCGCGGGCCGCAGGCGCATCACTTTGCACGCACGGATGGGAACGCACGACGTGCTCAAGGTCGGCTATGCGGCGGCCGGTTCGCACGACGTCATTCCGATCGACCGCTGCCCCATTCTGGACCCGCAGCTGAACGGCGCAATCGAGGCGGCCTGGGCCATCTGCGAACCACTGATTTCGATGGGCAAGCCGCTCGATATCCAGATCACGGCGACCAGTGGCGGCCTCGACGTTGATGTGCGCGGCTCCGGTCCGGCATCATCGGCCATGATCGCACGGCTGTCGCGCATCGCCGAACAGCATCGGCTGGCTCGGCTGACGCGCCACGGCGAGCTGGTCTTGAAGCGAACACCGCCCGTGATTTCGATCGGCGCCGCCCAGGTGGCGCTGCCGCCCGGCTCGTTCCTGCAGGCAACGGTGGCCGGCGAGGAAACGCTGGCGGCGCTGGTAACAGAGCATTGCAAGCGCGCCAAATACATTGCCGACCTGTTCTGCGGCGTCGGCCCCTTTGCGCTGCGGCTGGCGGCGAAGTCGCGGATCGCCGCCTTCGACAGCGACGCCGGCGCGGTCACAGCCTTGCAGAAGGCCGCGACGTCCACCTCGGGACTGAAGCCGGTCAGGGCCGAGCCACGCGACCTGTTTCGCCGCCCGCTGATGCCGCAGGAATTGCGCGACTACGACACGGTCGTGTTCGACCCGCCGCGGCAGGGCGCGCAAGCGCAGGTGACGCAGCTCGCGGCCAGCAAGGTGCCGACGGTGGTTTCGGTATCGTGCAACGTCACGACGTTCGCGCGCGACGCGAAGATTTTGATCGACGGCGGCTATAAAATCGACCGCGTCACGCCGGTCGACCAGTTCCGCCACACGCCGCACGT